In Ailuropoda melanoleuca isolate Jingjing unplaced genomic scaffold, ASM200744v2 unplaced-scaffold72931, whole genome shotgun sequence, the DNA window cactggctgtctctatctctgtcaaataaataaataaaatcttaaaataaataaataaataaataaataaattttaaaaaagataaaaatatacactTATTAAAACTTAGtataatcatataaaatttacatattcatTACCTATTGTTGATTCCCTTCTACAAAAGCATTACACCCTTGAATGAAGTATCTACAAAGTATTATGAACTTACAGTCTAGCAGGAAGGGAAACATAGCACAATCATCCAGTTCattctttaattataattaatttctttgaaaaagggGAAATCAGAATCATTTTAAGAATACTCCTGCATTCTCAGAAAATGGGCCCAATGTAAAGGAATTCTCCTCGTGGTTTATAATATGCTTATCTATTAAAAGATATGACATTTCTCATCCAGAGCTTCTTCATAGCATTTGTCATCTCAGAATTTCTCAGAGTGTAGATCAGTGGGTTCAGCATTGGGGTTACGACTGTAAAAAAGACGCTCAATGATTTGTCAATGGGGAAGGTCTTAGCAGGTCTCACATACATGAAAATACATGGAACAAAGAAGAAGACAACCACAGTGATGTGGGAACCACAGGTCTGGAGGGCTTTCCGCCTCCCTTCTGGACTAAGGTTCTTTAGAGAGTACAAGATGACACCATAAGAGATGAGCAAGAACACAAACACAATAGTGCAGATCATTCCCCCATTGGCCAACACTAACAGGCCAATGATGTATGTGTCAGTACAGACCAGTTTCAGTAAGGGgtacatttcacagatgaaatgaTCAATGACATTGGGGCCACAGAATGGGAGCCCATAAATAGTGCTAACTTGAATTACTGAATGCAGAAACCCTCCGACCCAGGACACTACCAGCAGCACAACACACACCCACTGCCTCATGATCACCAAATAATGCAagggcttgcagatggccacatagcggtcataggccatcaccaGCAGAAGAAAGACCTCTGATCCACCAAAAAAGTGCTCTGTGAATAGCTGGGTCATACAAGATTGGAAGGATATGGTATTTTTCCCAAACAACAAGTGTGAAATCAATCTGGGGCAAATGCAAGAGGAATAAGTGACATCCATAAAAGATAAGTTAGCAAGAAACAAGTACATAGGTGAGCCCAGGG includes these proteins:
- the LOC117800584 gene encoding olfactory receptor 4A47-like, which produces MDPRNNVTYFVLLGLTQDPKEQKVLFVMFLLFYILTVVGNLLIVVTVTVSKTLGSPMYLFLANLSFMDVTYSSCICPRLISHLLFGKNTISFQSCMTQLFTEHFFGGSEVFLLLVMAYDRYVAICKPLHYLVIMRQWVCVVLLVVSWVGGFLHSVIQVSTIYGLPFCGPNVIDHFICEMYPLLKLVCTDTYIIGLLVLANGGMICTIVFVFLLISYGVILYSLKNLSPEGRRKALQTCGSHITVVVFFFVPCIFMYVRPAKTFPIDKSLSVFFTVVTPMLNPLIYTLRNSEMTNAMKKLWMRNVISFNR